The DNA segment AAATGCCACTCTAAACGGCGTTACACTTCTTGATTTACCTGATTTGAGTACACTACTCATTTTGTCATCTACACTAAAGTAAGAATCAAATCGATTTGTTAAATGATCAGGTACCATGAATCAACAGTTATAACGTGAATCCAATTAGCTATTGCTAGATATAACCAAAAGCTATATCAACCATAATCCTTGGCCACGGATTCCTTGAGCGCCTCAACATAAGCAGCACCTAGCTTCGTAAGCGGCATATTCCGATGTGAGATCCACCCGACATTAATCGTCTCGTCACAGTCCAGAGGAACGGGAATGATGTCGCGTCCGTTCAAATCGGCGCTGAGCACGCCTGTAGATATTGTATATCCGTTAAGACCGATCAGTAAATTGAACAACGTTGCCCGGTCGTTTACACGAATCATCTTCTTATGCGACAGCGTACTCAGAATTTCCTCCGAGAAGTGGAACGAGTTGAACTCACCCTGGTCAAAACAAAGGAACGGATAATCGTCAAGCTGACCGATCGTTACGATCGACTGCTTCGCCAAAGGATTTCGCGCACTGATAAAAATATGTGGCCGCGCCACAAACAAGCTGGTAAACTGCAGCCCGGCATCATCAAGCAGCCTGTTAATAACCTTAGCATTGAATTCGTTCAAATACAAAATGCCGATTTCACTGTACATATGCTTAACGTCTTCAATGACTTCGTAGGTTTTCGTCTCTCGCAGCGCCAGCTCGTATTCGTCATGTCCATATGCATTTACAAGCTCTACAAAAGCACTAACCGCAAAAGCATAATGCTGAGCTGATACGGAAAAATGCTGGGGAGCCGGCTTCACGTTCAAATAGCGGCTCTCCAGCAGCGCAGCCTGCTCTACAACCTGCCGGGCATAGCTCAAAAATTCCGCACCATCCTTCGTGAGCACAATGCCTTTATTCGTCCGTTCAAAAATGGTGATTTGCAGCTTTTCCTCCAAATCCTTGATCGCATTGGACAAACTGGGCTGCGATATGAACAAGCGCTTCGCAGCTTCGTTCATCGAACCGCGGGTCGCTACTTCTATCACATACTTTAACTGCTGAAGCGTCATCCTCCATGCCTCCTTCGACAGCGTTAAAATAGATTAATCTTTGCATCAAATCATACCATGAATGATATGCGTCCCTGCCTTGTGTTGGATGGCAGCCTTCAAGCTTTCCGAATTGGTGATGATGACTCTGGATCCGCTTTGCTCCAAGAACCTTAAGCTAGCTTTGATCTTTGGCAGCATACTACCTTGAGGGAAATGATCTTCGAGCACATATTGCCTCGTTTCCGCCACCGTAATTACATCCAGTGCTTTCTGGTTCGGTTTGCCAAAATGGATGAATACTTTGGGTACACCAGTCGTAATGACCAAAGTCTCGGCTTGAATCTGTTCGGCCAGTAAACTCGTCGCCAGATCCTTATCGATCACAGCATCGATGCCTTCGTAGGTTTGATCCGCTCTCTTGACAACGGGAATCCCTCCTCCGCCTACAGCGATAACTACATAACCCGCGCCAATTAATGATTTAATCGCATCCTTCTCAAGAATATCAATCGGCTGCGGCGAAGGCACGACACGTCTGTAGCCCCGGCCGGAGTCTTCTACGAATACCCAGTCCGGATGTTCCTTCTCGAGCTTCTTAGCTTGCTCCAAAGTGAAGAAGGCGCCTACCGGCTTACTCGGGTTCTTGAAATTTGGATCGTCACTGCTGACTTCAACTTGTGTAATCACGGTAGCCACCTTTTGCTTCATACCACGGCGAATGAATTCATTCGTGAGCGCCTGCTGAATTTGATAGCCGATACCACCTTGGGTATCCGCTACGCAGTTGACCAGCGGAACGCTAGGCATACCTGCCACCTTCTCGGCAATTTCCCCGCGGCGAAGCGTAAAACCAACCTGTGGACCGTTACCATGCGTTACGACGACTTCGCAGCCTTCTTCAACCATATCGGCAATGTTGGCGGCAATTTTGCATACCGCCTCATATTGATCCTGTATTGTATTATCCTCATTACCTTTAACAAGCGAATTCCCGCCAATTGCTACTACCACCAATTCTCCCACTTTATCCTCCCAAGTTCCTTAGCTAGCTACCTGCGTAATCCCGTTTGTTTCTAGTAGAATATGTACTTCATAAACGAAATGATCACCCGCTAAAGAACCAATGTTACTTTAATTAAGCAGTTACTATCCTTACTATCCTAACTATACATACGACAGCAACGGCGGAAAGTCCAGACCCAAAGGAAAAACATATTCACCGCGAACCATTTAAAAATAAGCATAGCTATTGTATTCTGAACATGGCAAAAAAATAGACCACTCCTTCTGTCTCTTGTCAGGCAGTTGGTCTATTTCAATCAAATTATTATGAAACTTATAACAGTTTCTCACTTACTGCTGCAGCCGTACTCTCTTTGTTGACGATCGACTCATCCTTCGATCGTTTAAAATACTCAGCATACAGCACATCAAGCAGGTAGAGCTGAGAAATTTTTGCCGATAAGGAGCCGCCTTGCAATGGGCCTTCATTAGCTCCGCAAAGCAGCGTAAGATCGGAATAAGAAGTCAACGGCGATTTAACGAATCGCGTAATCGAAATAACCGTTGCGCCGCGCTCCTTCGCTTTTTTGGCCACTTCAATATTGTCCTTCGTCGAGCCCGAATATGAGATAATAACCGCAACATCCCGCTCAGTCATTAAAGCCGCCGACATCATCTGAAGATGCGAATCGAAGGTGCATTCCGCCTTGTTCGTTATTCGCATGAATTTCACCTTCGCCTCCATCGCAGTAATCATGGATGAGCCGACACCGAAGAACATAATCCGTTCAGCCCCAAGCAAATAATCGATAGCTTGATCGATCTTCTCGCTGTTCAATAAATTGAAGGTTTCATTCAACGCACTAATGTTGGATGCCAATACTTTCGAAGCGACCTGGTCAATTGTATCATCCATGAGCACCTGATCGGTCAACTGCGGAATCTCATTATCTACCGTAATACTGTGGGCCAAGGCGATTTTGAATTCCTGATAGCCTTTATAGCTAAGCGATTTGCAGAATCGGAAAATACTTGACTCCCCAACATGGCAAGCATCGGCCAGATCCGTAATCGACATATAAACTACACTTTTAGCGTTCTCCAGTACATAGTCCGCGACCTTCTTCTCCGTGTTCGTCAGGTTGTTATATTTCGAGTGAATTGATGTAAAAATACTTATTGGACGCAAGTTTACTTCCCCCCCTACTGTAAAAATAATGATGCTGCTCCAAGAACACCTGCTTTATTCCCTAGGGAGGCCTTCATAATTTTCACATCACGATAGCTAGGCATAACGAATGCCTTTGTTCTTGCTTCTACAAGCCGGACTAAATCATCCTGCTCCATTACGCCACCCCCAACGATAATAGCCGAGGGATTAAAGATATGAATGATAGAGGTTAAGCCGAAGGCGACTTCATCCACCCATGCATGTAACACCTGTTCAAGACCCTTGTTGCCCTGTTTGATTTTCTCAAATAATATTCTGCCATTTGTACAAGCTGGATCGATCTGTCCAGCCATTTGTACCAATGCCGTCGTAGAGGCGTATTTTTCATAAAAACGCGGCCTATTCTCTAACTGCAAACCTGCCGACGCATGAGTCACTATATGGCCAAATTCAGCCGCCACGCCGTTGGCTCCCCGATAAATTTGCCGATCTATCACAATGGCTCCGCCAATCCCGGTTCCGTATGTCAGGCATAAGAAATCATTGAAGTGCCGAGCTGCGCCGAAGCATGCCTCGCCTAGAGCAGCCGCATTCACATCATTTTCAACTTTAACGGGTTTATCGAATCGCTCTTCAAGCATATCCTTCACTCTCATACCGGTGTAATCAGGTATATTTTCGTTAGCGAAGACGATAAATCCTGCTTCTGAATGAACTTGTCCCGCTGTACTGATCGCAATGGCGTCAAATTCGCCATATTCTGCGATCTTTTCTATTAACCTAGCCATAACATGAGGGCCGCCCTGGCGGCTCTCCGTAGCATACTCTTGGAACTGTCCCAAATTTCCCTGCTCGTCAGTAATGCATATCTTTGTATTCGTTCCGCCAATATCTGCGGCTAATATTCTCATTCTCTCACAGCCTTCATGAACCTTTTGGTAATCTCCATCGGCCGCGTAATAGCCGAGCCAACAACTGCCGAATATACGCCCAGGTCATACATCTTTTTCAATTCCTCCGGTGTAGAAATTCCGCCTTCAGAAATAACTGGAACCGATAGATGTTTAACCAGCCGCTCTACTAATTCAAAATCGGGCAATGCCTTTCCTTTCGTAGCTGCCGTATATCCACTCAAGGTCGTTCCTACAAGATCAAAGCCAAGTTCCTCAGCGAGAACTCCTTCTTCATACGTAGAACAATCAGCCATAAATAGCTGATCTTTATACTTATCTCTAATCCGCGGGAACAACTCTGAAATCGTCGTTCCATCGGGCCGAACCCGGTCGGTCGCATCCATCGCGATAATATCTACGCCTTCATGGCATAGAGCATCTACCTCTTTTAATGTCGGTGTAATGAACACATCTGAGCCTTCATACACTTGCTTGATAATACCGATGATCGGCAAATTAACGGCTCTCTTAATCTCTCGAATATCTTCGACGCTATTAGCGCGAATACCGGCGGCTCCACCTAAAAAAGCGGCGTATGCCATTCTTCCCATAATGAAAGAACTATGGAGCGGCTCCTCGGGCAGCGCTTGGCAGGACACAATTAAATTTCGATGAATCTCTTTTAGTACTTCATGATCTGTCTTCATCTGTAACCACTCCAGGTTTTTATAAGTTTATTACTCTTTTACTGCGCCAGCTGTTATACCAGAAGTAAAATAACGTTGGAATAATATGAAAATGATCAGCATTGGAATGGCCGCTACGGTCGCTCCAGCCATTTTATAAGCAAAGTTTGGATTCAAGTCCTGCATTAATGTTGCAGTACCGACCATCAGTGTTTTCATCAACTTCTCTTGACCAACCACGAGCTGCCACAAGTAATCGTTCCAGACCTGAACAAAATTAAGGATAAACAATGCACCGATACCTGGTTTAACGATCGGCAGCATAATTCTCGTAAACGTCCGCCACTCGCTGGCCCCATCGATTCGCGCAGCTTCTCTCAAAGCGTTAGGTGTCGTATCAAAGAATCCTTTTAATAGAAATACTCCAAATGCTCCGGCAACGTTCGGCCAGATCATCCCACCGTAGGCATTAACCATATCAAAGTTCTGTACGATACGGAATAGTGGCACGATCATGATTTCCTTCGGGATCATTAAGCTTGAGACGAAAATAACATAAATGATATTACGGAATTTAAAATTGATTTTCGAAAACGCGTAGGCAGCCATTGATCCTATTACAATAACTAGGACGGTCGTAGCACCCGAAACGAAAATACTATTGAACGTCCAGCGTAAAGCCGGCTGGCTTTGAAATATATCAACATAATTGGAGAATGTGAACGACTTAGGCCACCAATCCGGCGGCATCTTTACAACATCCGAGCTGTTTTTCAGAGAACTCGTAACTAACCAATATAGTGGAAATAGGTTTAAAAGAGCGAAGAGGGTAATGATTACGTTAGATACGATATCGAATTTCTCCATTTTTTTCTGGTTCTTGATTTGTGACATCTAGCTTATCCCCCTCACTTGTCCTGAAGCATGCTTTTCAATTGAGGTACTGACAGTAACAATGTGATTACAAACATGATCACCCCAACCGCAGAGGCTACACCGAGTTGATTATATTTAAAAGCATTGTTGTAAAGGTAATACATTAATGTGACGGAGGCATTGTTCGGGCCGCCGCCGGTTAGCAATTGAATGACGACAAAAATCTTCAAAACTGCAATGATGTTGATGATCGTAATATACACAGTTGTCGGTTTGACAGAAGGAATTAATATTTTCCGAATAACCTGCCATCTGCTCGCTCCATCCACTTCTGCGGCTTCAAACAGATCTTTAGGTACGCCGATCATCGCTGCGATATACAGAATGATCGCTTGACCGACGTTCGTCGCAAAGGTTACAAAAATGATGACGGGCATGACCGTCTTTGGATTACCTAGAAGATTTATTGCTCCTAGTCCCATATCGCGGGCAAAATACGAAATTAATCCATTGGCCGGATTAAGCAAAAAACTCCAAACCATACTCATGACAACCATTGAAACCATAACAGGGATATAGTAGCTGCCTCTAATGAAAGAGACGTATCTTGCATTTTTATCAAAGACCGCAGAGGCAACGAATAATGCGAAGCCCACCGTAAGAATGACGATAAAAACAA comes from the Paenibacillus lentus genome and includes:
- a CDS encoding LysR family transcriptional regulator, which translates into the protein MTLQQLKYVIEVATRGSMNEAAKRLFISQPSLSNAIKDLEEKLQITIFERTNKGIVLTKDGAEFLSYARQVVEQAALLESRYLNVKPAPQHFSVSAQHYAFAVSAFVELVNAYGHDEYELALRETKTYEVIEDVKHMYSEIGILYLNEFNAKVINRLLDDAGLQFTSLFVARPHIFISARNPLAKQSIVTIGQLDDYPFLCFDQGEFNSFHFSEEILSTLSHKKMIRVNDRATLFNLLIGLNGYTISTGVLSADLNGRDIIPVPLDCDETINVGWISHRNMPLTKLGAAYVEALKESVAKDYG
- a CDS encoding carbamate kinase family protein yields the protein MGELVVVAIGGNSLVKGNEDNTIQDQYEAVCKIAANIADMVEEGCEVVVTHGNGPQVGFTLRRGEIAEKVAGMPSVPLVNCVADTQGGIGYQIQQALTNEFIRRGMKQKVATVITQVEVSSDDPNFKNPSKPVGAFFTLEQAKKLEKEHPDWVFVEDSGRGYRRVVPSPQPIDILEKDAIKSLIGAGYVVIAVGGGGIPVVKRADQTYEGIDAVIDKDLATSLLAEQIQAETLVITTGVPKVFIHFGKPNQKALDVITVAETRQYVLEDHFPQGSMLPKIKASLRFLEQSGSRVIITNSESLKAAIQHKAGTHIIHGMI
- a CDS encoding MurR/RpiR family transcriptional regulator, which encodes MRPISIFTSIHSKYNNLTNTEKKVADYVLENAKSVVYMSITDLADACHVGESSIFRFCKSLSYKGYQEFKIALAHSITVDNEIPQLTDQVLMDDTIDQVASKVLASNISALNETFNLLNSEKIDQAIDYLLGAERIMFFGVGSSMITAMEAKVKFMRITNKAECTFDSHLQMMSAALMTERDVAVIISYSGSTKDNIEVAKKAKERGATVISITRFVKSPLTSYSDLTLLCGANEGPLQGGSLSAKISQLYLLDVLYAEYFKRSKDESIVNKESTAAAVSEKLL
- a CDS encoding ROK family protein gives rise to the protein MRILAADIGGTNTKICITDEQGNLGQFQEYATESRQGGPHVMARLIEKIAEYGEFDAIAISTAGQVHSEAGFIVFANENIPDYTGMRVKDMLEERFDKPVKVENDVNAAALGEACFGAARHFNDFLCLTYGTGIGGAIVIDRQIYRGANGVAAEFGHIVTHASAGLQLENRPRFYEKYASTTALVQMAGQIDPACTNGRILFEKIKQGNKGLEQVLHAWVDEVAFGLTSIIHIFNPSAIIVGGGVMEQDDLVRLVEARTKAFVMPSYRDVKIMKASLGNKAGVLGAASLFLQ
- a CDS encoding N-acetylmannosamine-6-phosphate 2-epimerase; this encodes MKTDHEVLKEIHRNLIVSCQALPEEPLHSSFIMGRMAYAAFLGGAAGIRANSVEDIREIKRAVNLPIIGIIKQVYEGSDVFITPTLKEVDALCHEGVDIIAMDATDRVRPDGTTISELFPRIRDKYKDQLFMADCSTYEEGVLAEELGFDLVGTTLSGYTAATKGKALPDFELVERLVKHLSVPVISEGGISTPEELKKMYDLGVYSAVVGSAITRPMEITKRFMKAVRE
- a CDS encoding carbohydrate ABC transporter permease, translating into MSQIKNQKKMEKFDIVSNVIITLFALLNLFPLYWLVTSSLKNSSDVVKMPPDWWPKSFTFSNYVDIFQSQPALRWTFNSIFVSGATTVLVIVIGSMAAYAFSKINFKFRNIIYVIFVSSLMIPKEIMIVPLFRIVQNFDMVNAYGGMIWPNVAGAFGVFLLKGFFDTTPNALREAARIDGASEWRTFTRIMLPIVKPGIGALFILNFVQVWNDYLWQLVVGQEKLMKTLMVGTATLMQDLNPNFAYKMAGATVAAIPMLIIFILFQRYFTSGITAGAVKE
- a CDS encoding carbohydrate ABC transporter permease, whose amino-acid sequence is MKLRRNIYAKENMTGYLFILPQMLVFLMFLVYPIFEGIRLSMYRINYQNEKFVGFENYMILFNDPVFFKALINTVVFVVFIVILTVGFALFVASAVFDKNARYVSFIRGSYYIPVMVSMVVMSMVWSFLLNPANGLISYFARDMGLGAINLLGNPKTVMPVIIFVTFATNVGQAIILYIAAMIGVPKDLFEAAEVDGASRWQVIRKILIPSVKPTTVYITIINIIAVLKIFVVIQLLTGGGPNNASVTLMYYLYNNAFKYNQLGVASAVGVIMFVITLLLSVPQLKSMLQDK